Proteins from a single region of Neodiprion virginianus isolate iyNeoVirg1 chromosome 4, iyNeoVirg1.1, whole genome shotgun sequence:
- the LOC124303454 gene encoding serine protease inhibitor 2-like: protein MATLALLVSAVTGLFLILLLMKNTEAAVSCGPNSTLSNCTTCNELCSGRVRPCAEVCSDQYVACKCDLGYYQVSQSNVTCVSESECPS from the exons ATGGCTACATTAGCCTTGCTGGTGTCTGCAGTCACGGGTTTGTTCCTAATACTCTTGT TGATGAAAAATACCGAGGCTGCTGTTAGTTGCGGACCTAACTCTACCCTTTCCAATTGTACGACGTGCAACGAGCTTTGTAGCGGACGGGTGAGGCCTTGCGCAGAG gTTTGCTCTGACCAATACGTCGCTTGCAAGTGCGATCTTGGATACTACCAAGTCAGTCAAAGTAACGTTACTTGCGTCTCGGAGAGCGAGTGTCCTTCCTAA